In the genome of Maridesulfovibrio zosterae DSM 11974, the window TGAACTGGGAGCTGGATCTACTTTTACCATTTCCATCCCCTTAAGCAGATCTGTTAACGAAGGTATCGTTGATGCATTGATTACCACTGTAGGAAATGAAACCTTTATCTTTCCCAGCCGGGAAGTTCTTGAAGTCTATGAACCGCTGGAAAAAGATTTCACAGATCTCCCAGATGGGCGTGAAACAGTATCTATACGTGGTAAAATCCATCCTCTAATCCGTATGCACAAAATATTCGATTTTCCACCTCCTGCCGCTGACGTTCTACCGAAAACCATTCTTGTCAAACTAGGAGATGTATGCGCCGCCATTTTAGTGGATGAAGTCCTAAGACAACAGAAAGCTGTTGTTACAGGATTCACTTTACCTGTAAACACCTTATATAATTTACCTATACTAGGATTCGGCATGATGGGTGAAAATGATGCATTAGTAATTGATACCGAAAAGCTTATTGCCACCCAGTTGGCGGAATTTGAAGCCAATAACCCTCTGGCAACCTGATAAATATTTATAGACAGGATAGCTGATTTTTTGCCCCGTCCAAAATGCTTTGCTCTAACAAAATTGTCTGCTATGCTTTCCAGTTCTTACCAAGTAAATAATCTGATAATCATGCGGGAATATATTTGATGAAAAAAGCCATCATTTTTGCGGCTCACGGTTCAAAAAACAGGGCTGCAAGTTCAGCCTTAGGTAATATTTTAAAGATGGCAAAAGAACTGTATCCTGAAGTTCTGATCCAAAGTGCCTTTACTTCCGGCCATGTGCTCAAGCAATTAAAAAAGCAGGGGCAGGCTCTCCCAAGCCTGAAGCAGACCCTGGAAAAGCTGAGCGACAAAGGCATAAGTCACGTTGTCATCCAGTCCCTACATGTTATTCCGGGGACAGAATTTACAAATATCAGTAGACTGATAAAACGAGTTGATAGAGGCGAAATTAAGCTTAATAAAGCTGTTCTCGGAAATCCTCTGCTCACCAATAAACAAGAGATTGAAGAAGTTTCCGACTTGATGCTCAATCTGCTGAAAGAAAGGAACCCGGATAACGAAGCTTTAATTTTAGTTGCTCATGGATCAAAATATTCAGATAGCGGCAACAGACTTTACGATCAGCTCAAGACTTCACTGGAATCGAAAGATAAAAATGCTTATCTAGGCAGACTTAACAATGAAGATGACATCATAAAAATACGTAAGCAAATTCAAGACTCAGGCATTAAAAAAGCATTTCTGATCCCATTGCTCTTTGGAGCAGGGAACCATGCCAAAAAAGATATCGATGGAAACCATGAAAAGTCATGGAAAAACATTGTCGCCCAAAAAGGAATTGAAACTGTTACTATTGCTAAGGGTTTAGGAGAATATGATATTTTCGCCAAACGCTGGATGGATAACTTGCAAAAGGCCATTAAAGAACTGGACAGCTGATTTTAAACCGAATACTGCTGCTTGCCAATCATCCGCACCGCATATACATTATGTTGGTGCGGTTTAATTTTTTATAAATAACAGCTTTTTAATATGAAAAAATATCTTACTGTACACTTTCATGATGAGCACATCGCTGAAATTGTACCATCAAACGAGCTTAATCTGGCTCAAATATTATTCCTCAACGGAGCGTTTAAGGGAGTTCCTCTTTGCTCCGGAATGGGTCGGTGCACCCTGTGCAAAGTGAGATATGAATCAAATCATCCAACTCCGCATAAGGAAGAATTAAAAAAGTTCAGCTCAAATGAAATTGAGCGGGGCTGGCGTCTGTCATGCCTTCACTCTGCCAAACCGGCAACTATTTTTATTCCGCAGCCGGAACGGGTTGTTCCTCGTGTTTCAGATAAATTTTCAAAAAAACTTCCTGAAAACATATCTCTTGCCGTTGATCTGGGAACAACAGGTCTGCAATGGGCTTTTACCATTAACGGTGAAATTGTTAAATCCGGTCAGGAACTTAATCCACAGATAGGGCTCGGCAGTGAAGTTATGTCCCGTCTTGCTTTTGCAGCCAAGCCAGAGCAATGTAAAGTTCTATCTGAACTGGTGACAGGACGTATTGAAACGCTTATAGCTGAAACAGGTAAAATAAAAGAACTGGTCATCGCCGGCAATCCATCCATGACCTCAATCCTTGCGCAGGATGATGTTCAGGGATTAAGTTATGCCCCCTACTCTTTGCCGAGCAAAGCAGGGAACTCTATCACCATAAGCCCCAGATTGCCAAAAGCATATATCCCGGCCCACTTTTCACCCTTTGTAGGAGCGGACATTACAGCCGGGATTGTATCTCTTAATTTTTCTGACGAAAAACCAGAATATCCATATCTATTTGGCGATCTAGGAACTAACGGAGAATTTGTTCTAGCTCTATCTGAGGAAGAATACATTGTCTCCTCTGTCCCCATGGGACCTGCACTTGAAGGAGTCGGACTGAGTAATGGTCGCACTGCAGGTCCTGGAGCAATTTCATCTTTCACTCTTACTCCAGTTGGTCTTACTCCGTTATTTATCAGCCAGCCGGATAAAGAAAACAGGCCCGGAATTACCGGAACAGGGTACCTTTCCCTGTGTTCACTCTTGCTTAGATCAGGAGTTCTTACACGCGAAGGACAATTCGGATCAGGTAACACTCCCTTTGCTGCAAAATTAGCGGCAAAAATCACGCAGGAGCAAGGTTCTCCGGCTCTTGACCTGGGGCATAAACTGAGTCTTCCTGCTGCTGATGTAGAAGAAATTTTAAAAGTTAAAGCGGCCTTCAACCTTGCCATGTCCGCCTTGCTTGATCAGGCGAACTTACCGCCTTCAAGCCTTAAATCACTAATTCTTGGCGGGGCAATGGGCCAGCATGTAAACATAAAGGATCTGGTAACAACCGGATTCATTCCTGCTGAAACAGCCGGGATCACCCGCGCCGCAGGCAATACCTCCCTTGCGGGAGCTGTAATCTTAACCAACAATCAAAACGCCCGGGATTTTGCCTTATCCCTACCTCCTCGATCCAGCGTGCTGGAACTGGCTGGAAGTAAGGATTTCGGACAAAAATACCTTGAAAGGATGATATTTCAATATGTCTATTAAAGTCAGTTCACTATTTCCGCTACCCACAGCTGAAATATCAAAAAAACTTGATCACTACCTGAATGTTCTGAACAAGGCGATGCCGCTTCGTTCCAAACATAAAACAGAACTCCCCTACGCTATCCGTGATTTATCACGGGCGCTCACAGGAGAAAGAGCCAGTCTTCCTAAAGACTATATGGCTGAACCTCGCAGTCTGAATGCCTATCTGCGCTACTTTCTGCCATGGAACCTCTACCGCATGTCACGTCTGTTTCAAGGACTTGATATAACGCTGCCGGATGACGGCGTAATTATTGATCTCGGAGCAGGGCCGCTTACTGTGGCTCAAGCTTTATGGATTGCCAGACCAGAGCTGCGTGAGAAGAAATTGACCTTTGTAAACGTGGACCGCACCCCTAAACCCATGCGTGAAGCAACCAAGTTATTTGAAGCTCTTGCTGGTGAAAACAGCCCGTGGCGCATGATTAATGTCAAAGGTGGCACCACTTCCAAAATAAGAGAAAAAGCAGACCTGCTGGTCACTGCCAATATGGTTAACGAAGCTTCAGGAGGGACTCGCGCTCCGCTGCCGATCTGGGCCGAGAAATTCTGCACATCCATCAGCAGAATGCTTGCACCAAAAGGGAGAATTCTCATTATTGAACCGGGAATCCGTATGTCCGGACGTGTGCTGTCTGTTATCCGTAATGAATATATTGAAAAAGGTTTTTCCATTCTAGGTCCTTGCACACATCATGAAGAGTGTCCCATGAACGGCGAGCAGGGAAAAGCATGGTGTCATTTTAATTTTGATGCAGAGAATGCCCCCGTCTGGCTGCAAAAACTTTCTGCCAACTGTCGTCTGGAAAAAAGTAATGTCAGCCTTAGTTTTCTATATGTAGCCCAGCCCGGAACTGAAACACAGCAGCCCCATGAAGGCGAAATACGTATCCGTGCTATTTCCGATTCATTCAGACTGGATGAGGGAGGCTTCGCCCAGTATGGCTGTGCAGCTGAAGGACAAATTCTGCTTACAGCCAAAGATGGAGCAAAAACCCTGTATCCCGGTGGACTTATAGGTATGCCTGCTCCAGAAGAGGATATAAAGGATGTCAAGTCAGGTGCTATGATTGTAGAGCTGCCCATGCGTGATCAGGATCAAAAAAGAGCTCCTAAAACCGAAGATAAATCTGTAGGGAAGAGAAGCGGTAAGTCTTCATATGAGAGACGTAAGCCTCAGCAGAAAAACGAAGGATAATTTTAAAATGGATTTTATTGATCTGGGACTGATCCCCCACAGTAATGCCGAACAAATCCAGTTACAACGATTAAATCAAGTGATAGAGGGCTCCGCAGCAGAAGCCCTCTATCTGCTTGAGCATCCTCCTGTAGTTACCCTCGGTAGACAAGGCGGTATAGATAACCTGCTGATCAGTAAAGAAGCACTCAAACAAATGGGAGCTGAGGTTGTTCAGACTGCACGGGGAGGCAATATAACCTGTCATTACCCCGGTCAGCTCGTTGTTTATCCAGTCATACGCGTTGAAAAAAGACGTGGTGGCATAAAAAAATTCTTTCATGACATGGAAGAAACTGCTATCCGCACGGCTTCGCATTTCGGTGTCGAAGCGGCACGCAGTGAAGGTCGACCGGGCGTATGGGTCGGCCCCGGTAAATTATGCTCCATAGGCATTGGAGTTAAGAAATGGATTACCTATCACGGCCTTTCATTCAATGTATCCCGTGACATGAAACTTTTCGACGCCATCACCCTTTGTGGACTGCATGGCGCACATCCAACATCCCTGTCCCGTGAGGCTGGGCGAGATATTGATATAGAGGAAGTAAAAAATGTCTTCAGAGAAGAATTCAGAAAAATATTTGCGGATACCGCCTTGGCTCAGAGTTAAACTTCCGACAGGAAAAACTTTCAATAATACAGCCAAACTGCTTGCGGACCTGAATTTAAACACTGTCTGCCAGAATGCCAAGTGCCCCAATACATGGGACTGTTTTTCACGCAAAGTGGCAACCTTTCTCATAATGGGCCACAACTGCACACGAAATTGTGCATTCTGCAATATTTCTCCGGGACTCATAGAGCCACTGGATGCCGATGAACCGCGCCGAGTGTCCGAGGCTGTTTCACGCCTTGAACTCAAATACGTAGTAATCACCTCGGTCACAAGAGACGATCTCCCTGATGGCGGTGCTGCGCACTACGCTGAGACCATTGAACGTATCCATAATGATCATCCTGAATGCACTGTAGAGGTTCTTATTCCTGATTTTCAAGGAGATTTTGATGCTCTCAAAACGGTTATTGCTGCTGGTCCAGATGTTATCAATCACAACGTAGAAACTCCGCCTGCACTTTATTCTAAGATACGTCCGCAAGCAGATTACAAGCAAAGTATTGAACTGCTTGACCGGGTAAAGAAAACAAGCAAAATACATGTAAAATCAGGTTTAATGGTAGGACTTGGAGAGAATGATGATCAAGTGCGCGAGGTTATCGATAATCTGGCTGCCATAAACTGCGACATAATCACCATAGGCCAATACATGCGCCCTTCAAAAGAACATCCGGCAGTAAAACGTTATGTTGAACCGTCAGTTTTTGATGAATACGCAGAATACGGCAAAGGCCTTAAAGTTCCGCATATGTTCTGCGCGCCGCTTGTAAGAAGCAGTTTTAATGCTGCCGAGGCATTCGAGGAATTGTAGTACAGGTAAAGCAACCTCATAAGCAAAAAATTACGCCAGACAAGGAGCAGGATGTCTAGTCAAGCTCCTTGTCTGGCAAAAAGAGATTTCTTTTTAAACAGGTCAGTTCCATGATTCACGACAGCACAATGTCCATGAACATGAACTTCGCCGAAACAGTGTAGCGCAGACCACCATCTGAGCGTAAGGCACAGTTAGTTGCCTAGCGATAATTAGTGCCATTGTTTAAATCAATTACTTCACCATTTATACATTCAGGTGCATCGGTCGCAAGCCAGCAAACCGTTTTTGCGACTTCTTCGGCAGTACAGAAACGTTGACGTATCGTTGCTGCTTTCAACCTATCCTTTCGATCTTGAGGAATGTTCTTCATCATTGCCGTATCTATCGGCCCTGGAGCTACGGAATTCGCAATGACTCCTTTTAAACCGAATGCTCTCGCTATAGAACGCATAGCATT includes:
- a CDS encoding sirohydrochlorin cobaltochelatase; translation: MKKAIIFAAHGSKNRAASSALGNILKMAKELYPEVLIQSAFTSGHVLKQLKKQGQALPSLKQTLEKLSDKGISHVVIQSLHVIPGTEFTNISRLIKRVDRGEIKLNKAVLGNPLLTNKQEIEEVSDLMLNLLKERNPDNEALILVAHGSKYSDSGNRLYDQLKTSLESKDKNAYLGRLNNEDDIIKIRKQIQDSGIKKAFLIPLLFGAGNHAKKDIDGNHEKSWKNIVAQKGIETVTIAKGLGEYDIFAKRWMDNLQKAIKELDS
- a CDS encoding ASKHA domain-containing protein, whose translation is MKKYLTVHFHDEHIAEIVPSNELNLAQILFLNGAFKGVPLCSGMGRCTLCKVRYESNHPTPHKEELKKFSSNEIERGWRLSCLHSAKPATIFIPQPERVVPRVSDKFSKKLPENISLAVDLGTTGLQWAFTINGEIVKSGQELNPQIGLGSEVMSRLAFAAKPEQCKVLSELVTGRIETLIAETGKIKELVIAGNPSMTSILAQDDVQGLSYAPYSLPSKAGNSITISPRLPKAYIPAHFSPFVGADITAGIVSLNFSDEKPEYPYLFGDLGTNGEFVLALSEEEYIVSSVPMGPALEGVGLSNGRTAGPGAISSFTLTPVGLTPLFISQPDKENRPGITGTGYLSLCSLLLRSGVLTREGQFGSGNTPFAAKLAAKITQEQGSPALDLGHKLSLPAADVEEILKVKAAFNLAMSALLDQANLPPSSLKSLILGGAMGQHVNIKDLVTTGFIPAETAGITRAAGNTSLAGAVILTNNQNARDFALSLPPRSSVLELAGSKDFGQKYLERMIFQYVY
- a CDS encoding small ribosomal subunit Rsm22 family protein translates to MSIKVSSLFPLPTAEISKKLDHYLNVLNKAMPLRSKHKTELPYAIRDLSRALTGERASLPKDYMAEPRSLNAYLRYFLPWNLYRMSRLFQGLDITLPDDGVIIDLGAGPLTVAQALWIARPELREKKLTFVNVDRTPKPMREATKLFEALAGENSPWRMINVKGGTTSKIREKADLLVTANMVNEASGGTRAPLPIWAEKFCTSISRMLAPKGRILIIEPGIRMSGRVLSVIRNEYIEKGFSILGPCTHHEECPMNGEQGKAWCHFNFDAENAPVWLQKLSANCRLEKSNVSLSFLYVAQPGTETQQPHEGEIRIRAISDSFRLDEGGFAQYGCAAEGQILLTAKDGAKTLYPGGLIGMPAPEEDIKDVKSGAMIVELPMRDQDQKRAPKTEDKSVGKRSGKSSYERRKPQQKNEG
- the lipB gene encoding lipoyl(octanoyl) transferase LipB encodes the protein MDFIDLGLIPHSNAEQIQLQRLNQVIEGSAAEALYLLEHPPVVTLGRQGGIDNLLISKEALKQMGAEVVQTARGGNITCHYPGQLVVYPVIRVEKRRGGIKKFFHDMEETAIRTASHFGVEAARSEGRPGVWVGPGKLCSIGIGVKKWITYHGLSFNVSRDMKLFDAITLCGLHGAHPTSLSREAGRDIDIEEVKNVFREEFRKIFADTALAQS
- the lipA gene encoding lipoyl synthase — its product is MSSEKNSEKYLRIPPWLRVKLPTGKTFNNTAKLLADLNLNTVCQNAKCPNTWDCFSRKVATFLIMGHNCTRNCAFCNISPGLIEPLDADEPRRVSEAVSRLELKYVVITSVTRDDLPDGGAAHYAETIERIHNDHPECTVEVLIPDFQGDFDALKTVIAAGPDVINHNVETPPALYSKIRPQADYKQSIELLDRVKKTSKIHVKSGLMVGLGENDDQVREVIDNLAAINCDIITIGQYMRPSKEHPAVKRYVEPSVFDEYAEYGKGLKVPHMFCAPLVRSSFNAAEAFEEL